In Rhizobium jaguaris, a single window of DNA contains:
- a CDS encoding alpha/beta hydrolase — translation MRKKFVLAILLLLSGCGHPTGVMTPVTLTATTPKTAQVDMLVATTRQPSGNPATLFNGERSPKPSLTDIAVSIPPKRPVGSVQWPKKLPPNPATDFAVTHVKELYTVPEGRAWFHQHTEGGHAIVFIHGYNNTYEDSVFRFAQIVHDSDMHATPILFTWPSRARVAAYVYDKESANYSRTALEQVLRVLAQDPEVKDITILAHSMGTWLAMESLRQMGIRDGHVDPKIHNVILASPDLDIEVFAKQFVEMGEPRPKFTLFVSQDDRALAASRFIAGNVGRLGGINPAEEPYRSRLEKAGITAIDLTKVKTGDSANHGKFAESPQIVQLIGQRIMTGQPLTDSQVSLGEGVAAVVGGTVKTVGTVAGTAVAAPLMITEQPSRPKEQPSRPQTAADVDETLRSSPESKPLTP, via the coding sequence ATGCGGAAGAAGTTTGTGCTTGCAATTCTGCTGCTGCTATCCGGCTGCGGGCATCCAACTGGTGTGATGACGCCCGTGACGCTGACGGCGACCACGCCCAAAACCGCACAAGTCGACATGCTCGTGGCGACGACCCGCCAGCCCTCCGGCAATCCTGCAACGCTGTTCAACGGTGAGCGCAGCCCCAAGCCCTCTCTGACAGATATCGCGGTCTCCATTCCGCCGAAGCGCCCGGTCGGATCGGTGCAGTGGCCGAAGAAGCTTCCTCCCAATCCCGCCACCGACTTCGCCGTCACCCATGTCAAAGAGCTCTACACGGTTCCCGAGGGCCGCGCGTGGTTCCACCAGCACACTGAAGGCGGCCACGCGATCGTCTTCATCCATGGTTACAACAACACCTACGAGGATTCGGTCTTCCGCTTCGCCCAGATCGTCCATGACAGCGACATGCACGCGACGCCGATCCTCTTTACCTGGCCGTCGCGCGCCCGGGTCGCCGCCTACGTGTACGACAAGGAAAGCGCAAATTATTCCCGCACGGCCCTTGAACAAGTGCTGAGAGTCCTGGCCCAAGATCCCGAGGTCAAGGACATCACGATCCTCGCGCATTCGATGGGCACCTGGCTCGCGATGGAATCGCTTCGGCAAATGGGCATCCGCGACGGGCACGTGGATCCGAAGATTCACAATGTCATCCTCGCCTCACCGGACCTCGATATCGAAGTCTTCGCCAAGCAATTCGTTGAGATGGGAGAGCCGAGGCCGAAGTTCACGCTCTTCGTTTCACAGGACGACCGCGCGCTTGCGGCGTCCAGATTCATCGCGGGCAACGTTGGACGCCTGGGCGGGATCAATCCGGCCGAAGAGCCTTACCGCTCCCGCCTGGAGAAGGCGGGCATCACCGCCATCGACCTCACCAAGGTCAAGACCGGCGACAGCGCGAACCACGGCAAGTTCGCCGAAAGCCCTCAGATCGTTCAGCTCATCGGCCAGCGGATTATGACGGGTCAGCCGCTGACCGATTCCCAGGTCTCGCTCGGAGAAGGTGTCGCCGCCGTTGTCGGCGGCACCGTGAAGACGGTAGGCACCGTCGCCGGCACGGCCGTCGCGGCACCGCTGATGATCACCGAACAGCCCTCACGTCCGAAAGAACAGCCGTCACGTCCACAAACTGCTGCAGATGTGGATGAGACGCTACGGTCAAGTCCCGAGTCGAAACCCCTGACACCCTGA
- a CDS encoding DUF1254 domain-containing protein: MRRMLLATMAVMAMASAAAAFSPEELAKRTIERRAVEAVVWGIPAVNYDLMLQEMVTKTSGEVNQIVYWSRPLDWHNQTLTPNPDAIYLMVFTDTKDVGPVVIEVPPAEGGSINGNIVDVWQMPLEDAGPSGADHGKGGKYLVLPPGYKDKVPDGYIPLASDTYGGYALLRSNLASHSDADIEKSVAYGKRLKVYPLSQAASPPETIFTDAKDVLFDSTIKYDTSFFQSLDRIVQTEPWLPRDRAMIDQLRSLGIEKGKPFEPDATTSKELETGIHEAREWLEAKYDTSFKPFFESGHWNFPVDPELVKAAQASFDKPDAYPVDIRGLTYSYAYIGIKRLGAGQFYLIAIKDKNGHPFDGSKTYRLNVPANVPVEQYWSLTAYDRETHALILNMPHASRSSQIADLQKNADGSVDIFIGPKAPKGRETNWIPTDAKRDFELMFRLYAPTKALFDKTWVLTDVELVRK, translated from the coding sequence ATGAGAAGAATGCTTTTGGCGACAATGGCAGTGATGGCGATGGCATCGGCTGCTGCCGCCTTCTCGCCTGAGGAGCTGGCGAAACGCACGATCGAGCGCCGTGCTGTGGAGGCGGTCGTCTGGGGTATTCCGGCAGTCAATTACGACCTCATGCTCCAGGAGATGGTCACCAAAACGAGCGGTGAGGTGAACCAGATTGTCTATTGGTCGCGCCCTCTTGATTGGCACAATCAGACCCTGACACCCAATCCGGACGCCATCTATCTGATGGTCTTCACCGACACAAAGGACGTCGGGCCGGTCGTCATCGAGGTGCCTCCGGCCGAGGGAGGGTCGATCAACGGCAATATCGTCGACGTCTGGCAGATGCCGCTTGAGGACGCCGGACCATCTGGCGCCGACCACGGCAAGGGCGGAAAGTACTTGGTCCTGCCGCCCGGCTACAAGGACAAGGTTCCCGACGGCTACATCCCGCTCGCTTCGGACACCTATGGCGGCTACGCGCTTCTGCGCTCCAATCTCGCTAGCCATAGCGACGCCGATATCGAAAAGTCTGTCGCCTACGGCAAGAGATTGAAAGTCTATCCACTGTCGCAGGCTGCCTCGCCGCCGGAGACCATATTCACCGACGCCAAAGACGTCTTGTTCGACTCCACGATCAAGTATGACACCAGCTTCTTCCAATCTCTGGACCGGATCGTTCAGACCGAACCCTGGCTGCCGCGCGATCGGGCCATGATCGATCAGCTCAGGTCGCTGGGCATCGAGAAAGGCAAGCCCTTCGAGCCGGACGCGACGACAAGCAAGGAGCTTGAAACCGGAATCCACGAGGCGCGCGAATGGCTGGAGGCGAAATACGATACCAGTTTCAAGCCCTTTTTTGAGAGTGGCCACTGGAACTTCCCCGTTGACCCCGAACTTGTGAAGGCGGCGCAGGCGTCATTCGACAAGCCGGATGCCTATCCTGTCGATATTCGCGGTCTCACCTACAGTTATGCCTATATCGGCATTAAACGCCTTGGAGCGGGCCAGTTCTATCTGATCGCAATCAAAGACAAAAACGGCCATCCGTTTGACGGCTCGAAGACCTATCGCCTGAACGTGCCGGCCAACGTCCCGGTGGAGCAATATTGGTCGCTGACCGCCTATGATCGCGAAACGCATGCGCTGATCCTTAACATGCCCCACGCCAGCCGCTCGTCGCAAATCGCCGATCTGCAGAAAAACGCCGACGGCTCGGTCGACATCTTCATCGGACCGAAGGCGCCCAAGGGCAGGGAGACGAACTGGATACCGACCGATGCGAAGCGCGACTTCGAGCTGATGTTCCGTCTCTACGCACCGACGAAGGCGCTCTTCGACAAGACATGGGTGCTCACGGATGTCGAGCTGGTGAGGAAATAA
- a CDS encoding DUF1254 domain-containing protein — protein MENRLGTTRMLNKFLPALGVAVLFITGGADAKDVLSGRVDTPIGRIELQSGYPSAGSVKKLYDEIDFQRASQAYIWATPIAAMEAVRRANKRDWGVDYNDVGLVDGYTTPAISALTANNTTIYAVVFTDLGRDGPVVIDSPEGAYGVIDDFWQRPVVEVGPFGPDKGKGGKFLLLPPDYTGVVPDGYLAAKSKTNQTMFVGRAFVKDGDVASAVKTLAGIKVYPLSKAADPPPTNVVHAADRPMDSIAPRGFEYWQLLADVLDKEPVEERDRFFHAMLKPLGIEKGKPFEPDARQKKILTDAAQVGFLMAQTISMAPRLPNASSYPGTHWEWVLTLNPNQEAADYSQLDERTDYTFEAITVAEGMVKTIVGAGSQYMSAAKDKDGAWLDGGEDYTLHVPADVPAKEFWAVTVYDVLTRSMVKTDTMKAGVSSNDKLQTNTDGSVDIHFGPKASKEGGNWVKTIPGRGWFAYFRWYGPTEHFFDKSWTLPDIERRD, from the coding sequence ATGGAAAATCGGCTGGGGACAACGCGCATGCTCAACAAGTTTCTTCCGGCCCTCGGCGTGGCAGTGCTGTTCATCACAGGCGGGGCCGATGCCAAGGATGTCCTCAGCGGACGCGTCGATACCCCCATCGGACGGATCGAGCTGCAGAGCGGCTACCCCAGCGCCGGCTCGGTGAAGAAGCTCTATGACGAGATCGATTTCCAGCGCGCATCCCAGGCTTACATCTGGGCGACACCGATCGCGGCGATGGAGGCGGTCCGGCGAGCCAACAAACGCGACTGGGGCGTGGATTACAATGATGTCGGCCTGGTCGACGGCTATACCACTCCCGCAATCAGTGCGTTGACGGCCAATAACACCACCATCTACGCCGTCGTCTTTACCGATCTCGGACGCGACGGGCCGGTGGTGATCGACTCCCCCGAGGGGGCGTACGGCGTCATCGACGATTTCTGGCAGCGTCCCGTAGTGGAAGTCGGCCCGTTCGGGCCAGACAAGGGAAAGGGTGGCAAATTCCTCCTGCTACCACCGGACTACACGGGCGTCGTCCCGGACGGTTACCTGGCTGCGAAATCGAAGACGAACCAGACCATGTTCGTCGGGCGGGCCTTCGTAAAGGATGGCGATGTCGCGTCGGCGGTCAAGACGCTGGCCGGTATCAAAGTCTACCCACTGTCGAAGGCGGCCGATCCTCCGCCAACCAACGTGGTCCACGCTGCTGACCGGCCTATGGATTCCATCGCGCCCAGAGGGTTTGAATATTGGCAGTTGCTCGCCGACGTTCTGGACAAGGAACCGGTCGAGGAGCGCGACCGGTTCTTTCACGCAATGCTCAAGCCGCTCGGTATCGAAAAGGGGAAACCCTTCGAGCCGGACGCTCGCCAGAAGAAGATACTGACGGATGCTGCCCAGGTCGGCTTCCTGATGGCTCAGACGATCAGCATGGCTCCGCGCTTACCAAACGCATCGTCCTATCCCGGAACGCATTGGGAATGGGTCTTGACCCTCAATCCGAACCAGGAGGCGGCGGATTACAGCCAGCTTGACGAGCGGACGGACTACACCTTCGAGGCGATCACGGTCGCGGAAGGCATGGTGAAAACCATTGTCGGCGCCGGCTCGCAGTATATGAGTGCCGCCAAGGACAAGGATGGAGCATGGCTCGACGGAGGAGAAGACTATACTCTCCACGTTCCCGCAGACGTGCCCGCCAAGGAGTTCTGGGCGGTGACCGTTTATGACGTTCTGACGCGATCGATGGTCAAGACGGATACGATGAAGGCGGGCGTTTCAAGCAATGACAAGCTGCAGACGAACACGGACGGTTCTGTCGACATCCACTTCGGTCCCAAAGCATCAAAGGAGGGAGGCAACTGGGTGAAGACGATACCGGGCCGGGGATGGTTCGCCTATTTCCGCTGGTACGGGCCTACCGAACATTTCTTCGACAAGAGCTGGACCTTGCCGGATATCGAGCGCCGGGATTGA
- a CDS encoding SRPBCC family protein, giving the protein MTTESSDLTISRYIGAPRSAVWKAWSDPKHFEQWWIPAPLRCKVVKLDLHPGGGIETLMREGDGEFEPHVEGCFLEIVPEQRLIFTTSLIEGWRPAEPWLALTAIITLMPEGMGTRYMARVLHKNAADGKKHEELGFYSGWGATIDQLADVAERLI; this is encoded by the coding sequence ATGACAACCGAAAGCTCTGATCTCACAATTTCCCGGTACATAGGCGCTCCGCGCTCCGCAGTGTGGAAGGCATGGAGCGACCCCAAACATTTCGAACAATGGTGGATTCCTGCGCCTTTGCGATGCAAGGTGGTCAAACTGGACCTACACCCGGGCGGCGGCATCGAGACGCTGATGCGCGAAGGCGATGGTGAATTTGAGCCGCATGTAGAGGGCTGCTTCCTCGAGATTGTGCCCGAGCAGCGCCTGATCTTCACGACATCCCTCATCGAAGGCTGGCGCCCCGCCGAACCGTGGTTGGCGCTCACCGCGATCATCACGTTGATGCCCGAAGGTATGGGCACTCGCTATATGGCTCGCGTGCTTCATAAGAATGCCGCCGACGGTAAGAAGCACGAAGAATTGGGCTTTTACAGCGGATGGGGTGCCACAATCGATCAATTGGCTGATGTGGCGGAACGGCTAATCTGA
- a CDS encoding DUF982 domain-containing protein, which produces MCDNIYDRVWARPISVDLPKIGRIVISTAREAADCLLDHWPEDHSHAYDEALRICLDVYEGNEMPEAARAAFIRAARTVAVPVIFLEPRGSDQ; this is translated from the coding sequence ATGTGTGATAATATCTATGACCGAGTTTGGGCGAGGCCCATTAGTGTCGATCTTCCAAAAATCGGCAGGATTGTCATTTCCACCGCACGAGAGGCTGCGGACTGCTTGTTGGACCATTGGCCAGAGGATCACAGCCACGCATACGACGAGGCCTTGCGCATCTGCCTGGATGTCTATGAAGGAAATGAGATGCCGGAGGCAGCGAGGGCGGCGTTTATACGGGCTGCCAGGACGGTGGCGGTTCCCGTGATATTCTTGGAACCGCGGGGAAGCGACCAATAG
- a CDS encoding sensor domain-containing diguanylate cyclase — protein sequence MSDVFESDIFELAPIAMWIEDFSEVKALFDQWRAHGVDDISAFLREDLSRVAECSRRIRVLSVNRKTLELFEADDLDHLIANLSHVFRDDMLETHVNELSDLWNGKTDFSSATANYAVSGKRLDIQLRGSVLPGFENSLGKVLLTTEDVTARENARRGEVINRRYAEGIFEHSPVSLWIEDFSGVKMLIDDVREQGITDFRTFTDVHPEFVRQCMSEIKVIDVNQATLDLFCAPDRQTLLQRLGDIFHDDMEKPFREQLMELWNGNLFHHREVVNYALDGTVRHILLHFAVFPGYESNWLRVQVALTDITARKKAEAYLEYLGKHDVLTKLHNRAFYMDELNRLERKTLRPVSVIVMDLNGLKDANDTLGHDAGDALLRRFGEVLNGVVSQPNHAARIGGDEFAILLPGADRQVANAMVETIHEVLKINNQFYSSAPLSVSIGVATSEPGEAMESVVKRADILMYDQKRASHAARCDGDCSVSALGDEHAGASYASN from the coding sequence ATGAGCGACGTGTTTGAATCCGACATCTTTGAACTTGCGCCCATCGCGATGTGGATCGAGGATTTCAGCGAGGTGAAGGCACTGTTCGATCAATGGCGCGCTCACGGCGTCGATGACATCAGCGCATTCTTGCGCGAGGATTTGAGCCGGGTAGCCGAATGTTCACGGCGAATCAGGGTTTTGAGCGTCAACCGCAAGACGCTTGAGCTTTTCGAGGCGGACGACCTGGACCATCTCATCGCCAATCTCTCGCATGTTTTTCGCGACGATATGCTGGAGACGCATGTCAACGAGCTTTCAGATCTATGGAACGGCAAGACAGATTTTAGCAGCGCCACAGCGAACTATGCGGTTTCCGGCAAGCGGCTGGACATCCAGTTGCGCGGCTCTGTGCTCCCTGGTTTCGAGAATTCGCTCGGGAAAGTACTGCTGACGACTGAAGATGTGACGGCGCGCGAAAACGCCCGACGCGGAGAAGTAATCAACCGACGTTACGCTGAAGGCATCTTCGAACATTCGCCCGTCTCTCTTTGGATAGAGGATTTTAGCGGCGTCAAGATGCTCATCGACGATGTTCGCGAGCAGGGGATCACGGATTTCCGCACCTTCACGGATGTGCACCCCGAGTTCGTCCGGCAGTGCATGAGCGAGATCAAGGTCATTGACGTCAACCAGGCGACGCTGGACCTATTTTGCGCGCCTGACCGGCAGACGCTCCTTCAACGTCTCGGGGACATTTTCCATGATGACATGGAGAAGCCGTTCCGCGAGCAGCTTATGGAGCTTTGGAACGGAAACCTGTTTCATCACAGGGAGGTGGTTAACTACGCGCTCGACGGGACGGTTCGCCACATTCTTCTCCACTTTGCGGTTTTCCCAGGCTACGAGAGCAATTGGTTGCGTGTACAGGTCGCCTTGACCGATATTACGGCGCGCAAGAAAGCGGAGGCCTATCTTGAATACCTTGGCAAGCACGATGTGCTGACAAAGCTTCATAATCGCGCGTTCTACATGGATGAACTCAATCGTCTCGAACGAAAGACACTTCGGCCCGTTTCCGTAATCGTTATGGATCTTAACGGCCTGAAGGACGCAAATGACACGCTCGGCCACGATGCTGGAGACGCACTTTTGCGCCGGTTTGGCGAAGTTCTGAACGGTGTCGTCTCGCAACCCAACCACGCCGCGCGCATCGGCGGCGACGAATTCGCCATCTTGCTGCCAGGCGCGGACAGGCAGGTGGCAAATGCCATGGTGGAGACGATCCACGAAGTGCTGAAGATCAACAATCAGTTTTATTCGAGCGCACCTTTAAGTGTCTCGATCGGCGTTGCGACGAGCGAGCCGGGAGAGGCGATGGAAAGCGTCGTGAAGCGCGCGGATATCCTGATGTACGATCAGAAGCGAGCCTCGCATGCGGCTCGCTGCGATGGGGATTGTTCAGTTTCGGCTCTCGGCGACGAGCACGCCGGCGCATCGTACGCAAGCAACTGA
- a CDS encoding class I SAM-dependent methyltransferase encodes MAQGFKFDGESLIAPGQIFSPTKPDGLPSSEQMIIAKAELALTLDLSLQQIRSKVDPHAIVSRLSQALHQIRRRFHANIWSEIAFLAQNHPVAQFLLQDPFTRWSFDKPRGYSGDAHLLDFIYGHAMVEAEIEASTELGRAIYEYTKNASSSVAVRERRDILARRVDEHAKDRPGSVEILAVASGHLREAALSTALRERKIKRWIALDQDPLSVGTVARDFAGTCVEAVDGSVKSLLSNKHALGRFDYIYAAGLYDYLTFPIAARLTRKCIEMLKPGGSFLFANFSQEIEVDGYMEAFMSWPLLLRSESDMRMIADAGTRNAETKVSVWFGDNRNIIYCEIAKAA; translated from the coding sequence ATGGCACAAGGCTTTAAGTTCGACGGCGAGAGTCTCATTGCACCTGGACAGATTTTTAGCCCGACTAAGCCAGACGGCCTTCCATCCTCGGAACAGATGATAATCGCCAAGGCGGAGCTTGCCCTCACGCTCGATTTATCCCTTCAACAAATCCGATCCAAAGTGGATCCTCATGCGATTGTGAGCCGACTGTCGCAGGCATTGCATCAGATCCGCCGCCGATTTCACGCCAATATATGGAGCGAAATTGCCTTCCTTGCGCAGAACCATCCTGTAGCTCAGTTCCTGCTTCAGGACCCATTCACGCGATGGTCATTCGATAAACCGCGTGGCTATTCAGGCGACGCGCATCTGCTCGACTTCATTTACGGTCATGCCATGGTGGAGGCAGAAATCGAGGCGTCCACCGAGCTGGGTAGAGCGATATATGAATACACCAAAAACGCGTCCTCATCGGTCGCCGTAAGAGAACGCCGCGATATCCTTGCACGGCGGGTGGATGAGCACGCCAAGGATCGACCAGGCTCGGTCGAAATCCTTGCGGTGGCGTCGGGTCATCTTCGTGAAGCGGCATTGTCAACTGCGCTCAGGGAAAGAAAAATCAAGCGCTGGATTGCACTCGATCAGGACCCGCTGAGTGTAGGAACGGTTGCGCGCGATTTTGCCGGAACTTGCGTCGAAGCCGTAGACGGTTCGGTTAAGAGCTTGCTTTCCAACAAGCACGCTCTCGGTCGTTTCGACTACATTTATGCTGCGGGCCTCTATGACTATCTCACCTTTCCAATTGCCGCCAGACTGACACGCAAATGCATTGAAATGCTCAAGCCCGGCGGCTCCTTCCTGTTTGCGAACTTCTCGCAGGAAATCGAGGTAGACGGCTATATGGAAGCGTTCATGAGTTGGCCTCTCCTCCTGCGTTCGGAAAGCGACATGCGCATGATTGCCGACGCGGGCACCCGCAACGCAGAGACAAAAGTGTCTGTCTGGTTTGGGGATAACCGCAACATCATTTATTGCGAGATTGCAAAGGCGGCCTAA
- a CDS encoding putative bifunctional diguanylate cyclase/phosphodiesterase translates to MRAAYASENDAVRRQCTRHGLWMAVAVYVAFAAPDVWLIPDVAPLTIALRFVTAVIVLMAFEILRLAKAKTVWLDGTCALALILGYVAWLCPAVTTKYATSMSYYMIFGAIFMMGANLFFSFSFRLSVLTSGTVLGVFFVALYGFFPSTPVYHLAFGLFYVSCFVFTSFVNWRLNVERYNVFLNAAEARHQHWEATERGKALLRLSHTDYLTGIENRRAIDRRLDECWSAWKNDGREFSVILIDVDFFKRFNDRYGHQEGDRCLTVIATTLQKLVERHEGIIGRYGGEEFIAVMPLKAQGEATYIAGEIRHQVEARAIRHEERPDDTQFVTVSVGVAFISERSGAKVEWLVREADLALYNAKASGRNCVRTFDPTLRRPNEDAGKLVPLLAAAIDRRLVSLVYQPIFDLRDGQMKAVEALMRLRMPDGSSVPPGVFIPVAERTGSIIELGRWAIKTACQDILASDRLATVSVNVSPVQLRSPGFAMSVAAILEETRVSGARLALEVTEGLDMEMQPEVLQCVADLQALGVEIWLDDFGSGYAGLSWLRAIEFNTVKVDRTFLHDCSDQRGLTMLQDMVALIRNRGNTILVEGVETEAQMSVLQNLSIDRVQGFHLGRPVSADLLALNA, encoded by the coding sequence ATGAGGGCTGCCTACGCATCGGAAAATGATGCTGTCCGCCGGCAATGCACGCGTCACGGCTTGTGGATGGCCGTCGCCGTCTATGTTGCCTTTGCCGCCCCTGACGTTTGGCTCATTCCTGACGTCGCGCCGCTAACGATCGCCTTGCGGTTTGTTACAGCGGTCATCGTGCTCATGGCCTTTGAGATTTTGAGGTTGGCGAAGGCGAAGACCGTTTGGTTGGACGGCACATGCGCCTTGGCGCTGATCTTAGGTTACGTCGCCTGGCTCTGTCCGGCTGTCACAACAAAATATGCGACGAGCATGTCGTACTACATGATCTTCGGCGCGATTTTCATGATGGGCGCGAATCTGTTCTTCAGCTTCTCGTTTCGTCTATCCGTCCTGACATCAGGCACGGTGTTGGGCGTGTTTTTTGTGGCGCTCTACGGATTCTTTCCATCGACACCGGTGTACCACCTCGCCTTCGGACTGTTTTACGTCTCATGTTTTGTATTCACGTCGTTCGTGAACTGGCGTTTGAATGTCGAGCGTTACAACGTGTTCCTGAATGCGGCAGAGGCTCGCCATCAGCATTGGGAGGCAACGGAGCGCGGAAAGGCCTTGCTGCGTCTTTCGCACACTGATTATCTCACGGGCATCGAGAACAGGCGCGCGATCGACCGAAGGCTGGATGAGTGCTGGAGCGCATGGAAAAACGACGGCCGCGAATTTTCTGTCATCCTTATCGACGTCGACTTCTTCAAGCGCTTCAATGACCGCTACGGCCATCAGGAAGGTGACCGATGTCTGACCGTGATTGCCACGACGCTTCAGAAACTTGTCGAACGCCACGAGGGGATCATTGGTCGTTACGGCGGCGAGGAATTCATCGCCGTCATGCCTTTAAAGGCGCAGGGTGAAGCGACCTATATAGCGGGGGAAATTCGACACCAGGTTGAGGCGCGCGCAATTCGGCATGAAGAGCGGCCGGACGACACACAGTTCGTAACGGTGAGTGTCGGCGTTGCTTTCATCAGCGAACGATCGGGAGCGAAGGTGGAATGGCTTGTGCGTGAGGCCGACCTCGCGCTCTACAACGCAAAAGCCTCTGGCCGAAACTGCGTTCGAACATTTGATCCGACGTTGCGGCGTCCGAACGAGGATGCCGGAAAGCTGGTGCCGCTGCTGGCGGCGGCCATCGACCGGCGACTGGTATCGCTGGTCTATCAACCGATATTCGATCTCAGGGACGGCCAGATGAAAGCCGTCGAGGCTTTGATGCGGCTTCGTATGCCCGATGGAAGCTCCGTGCCGCCAGGCGTCTTTATTCCTGTCGCGGAACGGACTGGCTCCATCATCGAATTGGGTCGATGGGCCATCAAGACGGCATGCCAGGACATCCTGGCGTCCGATCGCTTGGCCACAGTGAGCGTGAATGTCTCTCCGGTGCAGTTAAGATCTCCCGGTTTCGCCATGAGCGTTGCAGCTATTCTGGAAGAAACCCGCGTCTCCGGCGCCCGGCTTGCGTTGGAAGTCACTGAGGGCTTGGATATGGAGATGCAACCCGAGGTGCTGCAGTGTGTCGCCGATCTCCAAGCGCTTGGCGTCGAGATTTGGCTGGATGATTTCGGCTCTGGTTATGCTGGATTGTCGTGGCTTCGGGCGATCGAGTTCAACACCGTCAAGGTTGACCGAACCTTCCTGCATGATTGTTCGGACCAACGGGGACTGACCATGTTGCAAGACATGGTCGCCCTTATCCGCAACCGGGGGAACACGATTCTTGTAGAAGGCGTGGAGACCGAGGCTCAGATGTCTGTCCTCCAGAACCTCAGCATCGACCGGGTTCAAGGGTTTCATCTGGGCAGGCCGGTGAGTGCCGATCTATTGGCGCTAAACGCATAG
- a CDS encoding acyltransferase family protein encodes MLKSHSQIKSIQYLRAVAAISVVFFHVSETYDLGFKIGASGVDIFFVISGFIMWVTTQGKLTSPQEFMSRRISRIVPVYWIATIVTVVMIIMKPLFFFEADPSATNFVGSLFFLPLIKDDALHPIVVQGWTLSYEMFFYLIFCISLLLSEFNRFCFLLMALVLIVAAHSQMPFSYARVFTAPMILEFAAGVIIGRLWTSNFRIPFRIAMVLMIGGFVLLLISALLPNLDRVLRWGVPATLLILGAVFAERERGLPELAVMHFLGDASYSIYIWHVLTGVVVTAILLRVGVPHLALPLLVVAGSLGLSLVCYVLIERPMLRLMRPSRTKTVPE; translated from the coding sequence ATGTTGAAAAGTCATAGCCAGATCAAGAGTATTCAGTATCTGCGAGCCGTGGCGGCGATTTCCGTCGTCTTCTTTCACGTCAGTGAGACATACGACCTTGGATTTAAGATCGGAGCTTCCGGCGTCGATATATTTTTCGTGATCAGCGGTTTCATCATGTGGGTTACGACCCAGGGAAAACTGACGAGCCCACAGGAATTCATGTCGCGGAGAATATCGAGAATAGTGCCGGTTTACTGGATTGCGACGATCGTTACGGTTGTCATGATTATCATGAAGCCACTGTTCTTTTTCGAGGCGGATCCGAGTGCTACGAATTTTGTCGGCTCGCTATTTTTCCTGCCTCTTATCAAGGATGATGCGCTGCATCCCATTGTGGTGCAGGGTTGGACATTGTCCTATGAGATGTTCTTCTATCTCATCTTTTGCATTTCATTGCTCCTTTCGGAATTCAATCGGTTTTGCTTTTTGTTGATGGCTTTGGTTCTTATCGTTGCTGCGCATTCCCAGATGCCTTTCAGCTATGCGCGTGTTTTTACCGCGCCGATGATTCTGGAGTTCGCGGCAGGCGTCATAATCGGGCGGCTGTGGACATCGAATTTTAGAATCCCTTTTCGGATCGCCATGGTCTTGATGATAGGCGGATTTGTCTTGCTGCTGATCAGTGCGTTGCTGCCCAATCTCGATCGGGTCCTTCGCTGGGGCGTGCCGGCAACTCTTCTGATCTTGGGTGCGGTTTTTGCCGAACGAGAGCGAGGCTTGCCAGAGCTGGCGGTCATGCACTTCCTGGGGGACGCCTCTTATTCGATTTATATCTGGCATGTGCTCACCGGTGTCGTGGTGACCGCGATCCTGTTGCGCGTTGGGGTGCCGCATTTGGCGCTTCCCTTGCTCGTCGTGGCGGGCTCGCTGGGACTTTCCCTGGTTTGCTACGTCCTTATCGAACGCCCGATGCTTCGACTGATGCGTCCGTCTCGAACGAAGACCGTGCCGGAATAG